A stretch of the Methylacidiphilum caldifontis genome encodes the following:
- a CDS encoding MGDG synthase family glycosyltransferase translates to MAEKIRVLILSTSAGTGHIRAAEALEKVFFEDSRVGQVECVDALKYTNKIFRDFYSKLYIQLVDTAPTFLGWWYRTTDEPWKTDKMRFMLDRLNTQPLIDFISAYSPHVTVCTHFLPAEIISYLISQKKIDCRLSIVVTDFHCHAMWLCRVFHRYFVANEESKIHLINLGIPAERIVFSGIPIDPVFKPSKNKKEQKKNMGFDPETPVILVSAGALSVSPVEVILESLETLKMPLQIVVVCGKNVQMEEKIRIQASKLSNHSIQVYGFTTEMHKFMDVADILIGKPGGLTASEAMAMGLPMIIISPIPGQEEFNSDFLLEKGVAIKCNEFTTLAYKVHYLLSHPHILKQMQKNALKQGKADAAYTIVKILLDDELNPPMPVCLNPEQKERI, encoded by the coding sequence ATGGCGGAAAAAATTAGGGTATTGATCCTTTCCACCAGTGCTGGAACTGGACATATTCGTGCGGCTGAGGCATTAGAAAAGGTTTTTTTTGAGGATAGCAGGGTTGGACAAGTCGAATGTGTAGACGCCCTAAAATATACGAATAAAATCTTTAGAGATTTTTACTCCAAGCTTTATATCCAGCTTGTTGATACGGCACCAACCTTTCTCGGTTGGTGGTACCGAACAACAGACGAACCTTGGAAAACCGATAAGATGAGATTCATGCTCGACCGGCTTAATACTCAACCTCTTATAGATTTTATCTCCGCTTACAGCCCACATGTAACGGTTTGTACCCACTTTTTGCCCGCTGAGATTATTTCCTATTTAATTTCACAAAAGAAAATAGATTGCCGACTGTCTATCGTTGTAACAGATTTTCATTGTCATGCTATGTGGCTTTGTCGAGTTTTTCACCGATATTTTGTGGCCAATGAAGAAAGCAAGATTCACCTCATCAATCTGGGCATTCCAGCAGAAAGAATCGTTTTCAGCGGCATCCCCATTGACCCTGTATTTAAGCCTTCGAAAAATAAAAAAGAACAGAAAAAAAATATGGGCTTTGATCCCGAAACTCCTGTAATCCTTGTTTCAGCAGGAGCTCTGAGTGTAAGCCCTGTAGAAGTCATCCTTGAGTCTCTTGAAACATTGAAAATGCCTCTTCAAATTGTCGTTGTTTGCGGGAAAAACGTGCAAATGGAAGAAAAAATTCGTATCCAAGCTTCAAAACTTTCAAATCATTCTATACAAGTTTATGGCTTCACTACAGAGATGCATAAATTCATGGATGTTGCAGACATTTTAATTGGAAAACCAGGAGGACTTACCGCTTCGGAAGCTATGGCTATGGGCCTACCGATGATAATTATCTCTCCCATTCCTGGCCAGGAAGAATTTAATAGCGATTTTCTTCTCGAAAAAGGGGTAGCTATTAAATGCAACGAGTTTACCACTTTAGCCTACAAAGTCCATTATCTGCTTAGCCATCCTCACATTTTAAAACAAATGCAAAAAAATGCTTTAAAACAGGGCAAAGCTGATGCTGCCTATACAATTGTTAAAATTCTATTAGATGACGAACTCAATCCTCCTATGCCCGTATGCTTAAACCCCGAGCAGAAGGAAAGAATATGA
- a CDS encoding family 1 glycosylhydrolase, protein MNGDGEPLNNWAWAEKERLVEPSGRSCDFWNLAEEDLKRASKLGLNAFRLGLCWSRIQPTYVLPDPHKPTFSPPPFDDRALMRYCKIIASCRSLGMEPIITLHHFTHPAWLGLDAWINRNTIDHYVNYVGYTLKFLLDHLPKDFHCQPPQFLLTINEPNMLSTCHYLYGYFPSGPNRGIHAATTCLIHLLEAHTKAYFLIHSLYKSYGLKPFVSFNNYSSNLYWLDLAWLDLLHAAYFGIKKQKLFSYLWDRARQLDSAFDKMRFSSISAVRKILGLLLKKTQHFLAYACSFESSWKELLEVIYCSKQRPFDFIAFDYYDPFVEHALRWPRWNDELPKRNKAFHEWLMEAFTSKWWDWRMLPEGLAFITHQLTHYRLPLLISENGLAYRYTPMGTMEKRKDSVLRSHYIRAHVRTVQKLRAEGSPLFGYLYWSLVDNYEWGSFSPRFGLYSIDFKNGLHRKEVDVFGENPAKIYAEEINNARISMTYR, encoded by the coding sequence ATGAATGGAGACGGTGAGCCCTTAAATAACTGGGCTTGGGCAGAAAAAGAAAGGTTAGTTGAGCCTTCAGGCAGAAGTTGTGATTTTTGGAATCTTGCCGAAGAAGATTTAAAAAGGGCAAGTAAGCTTGGTCTTAATGCTTTTCGTCTTGGTTTATGTTGGAGTCGGATACAACCAACCTATGTATTACCTGATCCTCATAAACCCACATTCTCTCCTCCCCCTTTTGATGACCGAGCACTCATGAGGTACTGTAAGATCATCGCTTCTTGCAGGTCGCTGGGAATGGAGCCGATAATCACTCTTCATCATTTTACACATCCTGCTTGGTTAGGACTAGACGCATGGATTAATCGAAACACCATAGATCATTATGTCAATTATGTAGGCTATACTTTAAAATTTCTTCTTGATCATTTACCCAAAGACTTCCATTGCCAGCCTCCTCAGTTCCTTTTAACGATCAATGAACCTAATATGCTCTCCACTTGTCATTATCTATATGGTTATTTTCCTTCTGGACCTAACCGAGGAATCCATGCAGCAACCACCTGCCTCATCCATCTTCTGGAAGCCCATACAAAGGCTTATTTTCTCATTCATTCACTCTATAAATCTTATGGCCTCAAACCTTTCGTTAGTTTTAACAATTATTCAAGCAATCTTTATTGGCTTGACCTTGCTTGGCTTGATCTCCTTCATGCTGCTTACTTTGGAATCAAAAAACAAAAATTATTTTCCTACCTTTGGGATAGAGCCAGGCAATTAGACTCAGCATTTGATAAGATGCGGTTTTCATCCATATCCGCAGTGCGCAAAATTTTGGGATTACTGCTTAAAAAGACACAGCATTTTCTTGCTTATGCTTGTTCTTTTGAAAGCTCTTGGAAAGAATTGCTGGAAGTCATTTATTGTTCAAAACAAAGACCTTTTGATTTCATCGCTTTCGATTATTACGATCCTTTTGTTGAACACGCATTGAGATGGCCAAGGTGGAATGATGAACTACCGAAAAGGAACAAAGCCTTTCATGAATGGCTCATGGAGGCTTTTACAAGTAAATGGTGGGATTGGAGAATGTTACCAGAAGGATTGGCTTTTATTACCCACCAACTTACCCATTATCGGCTGCCTCTTTTGATTTCAGAAAATGGGCTGGCTTATCGCTATACCCCTATGGGAACTATGGAAAAAAGAAAAGACTCTGTCTTAAGAAGCCATTATATTCGAGCTCATGTACGGACGGTACAAAAACTGCGAGCAGAAGGATCACCCCTTTTTGGCTATCTTTACTGGTCACTCGTTGACAACTATGAATGGGGATCTTTTTCCCCAAGGTTTGGCCTCTATTCAATCGATTTTAAAAACGGACTTCATCGAAAAGAAGTAGATGTTTTTGGTGAAAATCCTGCAAAAATATATGCTGAAGAAATAAACAATGCCCGAATAAGCATGACTTACAGGTAA
- the kdsB gene encoding 3-deoxy-manno-octulosonate cytidylyltransferase: MTSIVVIPARWGSSRFPGKPLALLGKKPLIQWAWERAMECKTITKVIVATDDQRIAEVVNKFGGEVVMTQPNHPSGTDRVAEVATLYQADVFVNFQGDEPFLPGKEIDRLIDQMDEAPIATLAREILDPSEKNNPNVVKVVCDLDGFALYFSRSDIPFLKNKNFNYTSRAHVGIYAFCSWALKKFVSLPSGILEQVESLEQLRALENRIPIKVISSSYQTVAIDCPEDLLKAEQKLEQIREQR, from the coding sequence ATGACCAGCATAGTCGTCATCCCCGCCCGTTGGGGTTCAAGCCGGTTTCCCGGAAAGCCCTTAGCTTTGCTTGGAAAAAAACCGTTAATCCAATGGGCTTGGGAAAGAGCCATGGAATGCAAGACGATAACCAAAGTGATCGTAGCTACCGATGATCAAAGAATAGCAGAGGTAGTGAATAAATTTGGCGGAGAGGTGGTAATGACTCAACCCAACCATCCCTCCGGTACAGATCGCGTGGCAGAAGTGGCTACTCTTTATCAAGCTGATGTCTTCGTCAATTTTCAGGGTGATGAACCCTTTTTACCTGGCAAAGAAATTGACCGACTCATTGATCAAATGGATGAAGCTCCCATTGCTACCTTAGCAAGAGAGATATTAGATCCTTCTGAAAAAAACAATCCTAATGTGGTAAAAGTTGTTTGCGATTTAGATGGTTTTGCGCTTTATTTTAGCAGATCAGATATACCTTTTCTGAAAAATAAAAATTTCAATTATACAAGCCGAGCTCATGTAGGAATATACGCATTTTGCTCTTGGGCTTTAAAGAAATTTGTATCCTTACCTAGTGGAATTCTCGAACAAGTGGAATCGTTAGAACAATTGAGGGCTTTAGAAAATCGTATCCCTATTAAAGTTATTTCAAGTTCTTATCAAACTGTCGCCATCGACTGCCCTGAAGATCTGTTGAAAGCGGAGCAAAAATTAGAACAAATTAGAGAGCAACGATGA
- a CDS encoding prephenate dehydratase — MNADEKKKKLLIKRIGYLGPEATFSHLVVKKRFPNDLHQSLSSIEDIIEFVKEEAAGEQRIGLIPIENSTGGMILESVDLLLEEDFHLYIQEELSLNVELALIGRHGEEIKEIYSHPTPLFYCRKWIKSRFPLAKINKTASTSEAAQIVAQTTGSAALSTRLASEIYKLDILEFPVLEGSLNLTQFFVLGRFPYPGETAETTLVFSVKDEPGSLCSFLEPFRDEKLNIKRIVSRPIPGKLNTYLFLFSIQAGKESLHLANALQRAEKFSLWLKSLGSYPVRETFNV; from the coding sequence ATGAATGCGGATGAGAAGAAAAAAAAACTGTTAATCAAAAGGATTGGTTATTTAGGCCCGGAAGCCACTTTTTCACATCTTGTTGTTAAAAAAAGATTTCCCAATGATCTTCATCAATCTCTCAGTTCGATAGAAGATATTATTGAGTTTGTTAAAGAAGAGGCTGCAGGCGAACAGAGAATCGGATTAATTCCCATAGAAAATTCCACTGGAGGGATGATTCTTGAATCGGTCGATCTGCTTTTAGAAGAGGATTTTCATCTCTATATTCAAGAAGAGCTTTCCTTGAATGTGGAATTGGCCTTAATTGGTCGGCATGGAGAAGAAATTAAAGAAATCTATTCTCACCCAACACCTCTTTTTTATTGCCGGAAATGGATTAAATCGAGGTTCCCTTTGGCTAAAATCAATAAGACAGCGAGCACTTCGGAGGCAGCTCAGATCGTTGCTCAAACTACCGGTTCAGCCGCTCTATCAACTCGCTTAGCTTCAGAAATCTATAAACTGGATATATTAGAATTTCCAGTGCTAGAGGGTAGTCTTAATCTCACCCAATTCTTCGTGTTAGGCCGGTTCCCTTATCCCGGTGAGACTGCGGAAACAACTCTTGTTTTTTCGGTCAAAGATGAGCCGGGCAGCTTATGTTCCTTTTTAGAACCATTTCGAGACGAAAAATTAAATATAAAAAGAATTGTTTCTCGTCCTATCCCTGGAAAGTTGAATACCTATCTTTTCCTTTTTTCGATACAGGCTGGGAAAGAGTCTCTCCACTTAGCAAATGCTCTGCAGAGAGCTGAAAAATTTTCTCTCTGGCTTAAGTCTTTGGGCTCATATCCAGTAAGGGAAACCTTTAACGTCTAG
- a CDS encoding LptA/OstA family protein translates to MKITFRKLFIFCFILFEFNLHGQFPEENPPELLTNPDATVVTSNTFKMDQNIHQGFFSGNVIAIANNFKMRSNEMTVFFDENGSEIKKLIAKGEAILIQEKRTAKAAQMEYIVAEDKLILTGNPEVIEENKDHVTGNVITIFRNSNQMFVDGHSRVILLRTTQAQDQQQKK, encoded by the coding sequence ATGAAAATAACATTCAGAAAGCTTTTTATCTTCTGTTTTATCCTTTTCGAATTCAATTTACATGGCCAATTCCCGGAAGAAAATCCCCCTGAACTCCTGACAAATCCTGATGCTACTGTTGTGACTTCTAATACTTTTAAAATGGATCAAAATATCCACCAAGGTTTTTTTAGTGGTAATGTCATAGCCATCGCAAACAACTTTAAAATGAGATCTAATGAAATGACCGTTTTTTTTGATGAAAACGGTTCGGAAATTAAAAAGCTTATAGCTAAAGGAGAAGCTATTCTGATTCAGGAAAAACGAACAGCAAAAGCTGCCCAAATGGAATATATAGTTGCCGAAGATAAATTGATATTAACGGGAAATCCTGAAGTCATTGAAGAGAATAAGGATCATGTAACAGGCAATGTGATCACTATTTTTCGCAACTCAAACCAAATGTTTGTGGATGGACATAGCCGTGTTATTCTTCTTAGGACAACTCAAGCTCAAGATCAGCAACAGAAAAAATAA
- a CDS encoding bifunctional heptose 7-phosphate kinase/heptose 1-phosphate adenyltransferase, whose product MTFSPEYIDKFLDRFTNIRVLVIGDLMLDEFLWGKVNRLSPEAPVPVVEVQKYSYFPGGAANVARNLAEFTKEVSILGVIGKDEAGKKLIESLQKFGCDTQGILTVPGRLTTQKTRIFGRQQQVVRVDRETIEPIPETIKKDIFVYLEKEIASKELIIIEDYAKGLLDQTIIDFILKHAQNKIVAVDPHSNNRLNWKGVTVVKPNRKEAIVLAGFPDIHEENMEKVIEAAMILQNKWHCSYILVTLGEEGMLLLENEGKTKKIPSVCREVFDVSGAGDTAISLFSLALCCGFSGFEAALIANHAAGIVVGKLGTATCTSSELKRSLLSHSDSWFFNI is encoded by the coding sequence ATGACCTTTTCCCCTGAATATATTGATAAATTTTTAGACCGCTTTACAAACATTAGGGTGCTTGTCATAGGAGATCTCATGCTCGATGAGTTTCTCTGGGGAAAAGTGAACCGCCTTTCTCCTGAAGCCCCGGTACCCGTTGTTGAAGTACAAAAATATTCCTATTTTCCAGGAGGAGCAGCTAATGTGGCTAGGAATTTAGCTGAATTTACAAAAGAGGTATCCATTTTAGGGGTTATTGGTAAAGATGAAGCGGGCAAAAAGTTAATAGAGAGTCTTCAAAAGTTCGGTTGCGATACTCAAGGAATTCTTACTGTTCCAGGAAGACTAACCACCCAAAAAACCCGAATCTTTGGTAGGCAGCAACAGGTAGTAAGGGTAGATAGAGAGACAATCGAGCCTATTCCTGAGACAATCAAAAAAGACATTTTTGTTTATCTTGAAAAAGAGATCGCTTCTAAGGAGCTGATAATCATTGAAGATTATGCTAAAGGACTGCTTGACCAGACTATAATCGATTTTATTCTTAAGCACGCTCAAAATAAGATTGTTGCTGTCGATCCTCATTCTAACAATCGGCTCAATTGGAAAGGGGTCACTGTTGTCAAACCCAATAGAAAAGAAGCCATAGTGCTTGCTGGTTTCCCTGACATTCATGAAGAGAACATGGAAAAAGTAATCGAAGCGGCCATGATCCTTCAAAATAAATGGCATTGTTCATATATTCTTGTCACCTTGGGAGAAGAGGGCATGCTTCTGCTTGAAAATGAGGGGAAAACCAAAAAAATTCCTTCGGTTTGCAGAGAGGTTTTTGATGTCTCTGGGGCCGGAGATACAGCCATAAGTCTTTTTTCGTTAGCACTCTGTTGTGGTTTCTCTGGTTTTGAAGCAGCACTCATTGCCAATCACGCAGCAGGAATTGTCGTTGGTAAACTGGGAACAGCAACATGTACATCCTCGGAACTTAAAAGAAGCCTTTTATCACACTCCGATTCATGGTTTTTTAATATATGA
- a CDS encoding CTP synthase, producing the protein MKYIFVTGGVISSLGKGITAAALGTLLEKRGVKISLQKLDPYLNVDPGTMNPYQHGEVYVLEDGAETDLDLGHYERFTSVKLSKINNTTTGQIYESVIQQERQGKYLGKTVQVIPHVTNEIKSRIMRVAESSRCDILITEIGGTTGDIEGLPFLEAIRQMALEVGPERALFVHVTYVPFIKSAGELKTKPTQQSVAKLREIGIQPNVLVCRSDHPLTNEVRAKLSLYCNVPIEGVIEELDVQHTIYEVPLMLQKEKLDDLVCKYLKLELPEADLSDWKCFVEKIIHPSHHVTIAVVGKYIGHQDAYKSIYEALTHAGASLCCGVKVKKIDAEEIEVQGTEQLLQGVDGILVPGGFGSRGIEGKIQAAKYARINNVPYFGLCLGMQTAIIEFSRNVAGLTGAHSSEFDPKTPHPVICLLEEQKKLSKLGGSMRLGSLMCKLIPHTKAYEAYGNESSRERHRHRYEFNNSYKFILEKFGLKISGTTENGELVELIELENHPWFLGCQFHPEFQSRPNFPHPLFVAFLKAALAHHNQSGS; encoded by the coding sequence ATGAAGTACATATTTGTTACTGGAGGTGTAATCAGTTCTTTGGGTAAAGGGATTACCGCCGCAGCCTTAGGAACACTTTTGGAAAAACGGGGAGTCAAGATATCGTTACAAAAACTTGATCCCTATCTTAATGTTGATCCAGGGACCATGAACCCCTATCAGCATGGTGAGGTCTATGTTCTTGAAGATGGAGCGGAGACCGATCTTGATCTTGGACATTATGAAAGGTTTACCAGTGTAAAACTTTCAAAAATCAATAACACCACAACCGGTCAAATATACGAATCGGTTATTCAACAAGAAAGACAAGGGAAATATTTAGGTAAGACAGTTCAGGTTATTCCCCATGTTACAAACGAGATAAAAAGTCGCATTATGCGTGTCGCAGAAAGTAGCCGCTGCGACATTCTAATTACTGAAATTGGTGGTACGACAGGAGATATAGAAGGGCTTCCTTTTCTTGAAGCGATTAGGCAAATGGCTCTAGAAGTTGGACCTGAAAGGGCCTTGTTCGTTCACGTCACCTACGTTCCTTTTATTAAATCCGCTGGTGAATTAAAGACAAAACCAACCCAACAGAGTGTTGCTAAACTCAGAGAGATAGGTATACAACCTAATGTCCTTGTTTGTCGTTCCGATCATCCCCTCACTAACGAAGTTAGAGCTAAACTTTCTCTTTATTGCAATGTTCCCATTGAAGGGGTTATTGAAGAGCTTGATGTTCAACACACCATTTATGAAGTCCCTCTCATGCTTCAAAAAGAGAAACTCGATGATTTAGTGTGTAAATATTTAAAATTAGAGCTTCCAGAAGCCGATCTTTCAGACTGGAAATGTTTTGTTGAAAAAATCATTCATCCTTCCCATCATGTGACAATCGCAGTGGTTGGTAAATACATCGGCCATCAAGACGCTTACAAAAGTATATATGAAGCCTTAACGCATGCAGGAGCATCTCTTTGTTGTGGAGTGAAAGTTAAAAAAATAGATGCCGAAGAGATCGAAGTCCAGGGGACAGAACAACTTCTCCAAGGGGTAGACGGCATACTCGTTCCTGGAGGATTTGGCAGTCGAGGAATTGAAGGAAAAATACAAGCAGCCAAGTACGCTCGGATCAACAATGTCCCCTATTTCGGTTTGTGTTTAGGAATGCAAACCGCAATCATTGAGTTTAGCAGAAACGTAGCTGGACTGACCGGTGCTCACAGTTCTGAATTCGATCCCAAAACCCCTCATCCTGTTATCTGCTTGCTTGAAGAACAAAAGAAACTTTCCAAACTAGGGGGATCGATGAGGCTAGGCAGTTTGATGTGTAAACTCATACCCCATACAAAAGCTTACGAAGCCTATGGCAATGAGAGTTCTAGAGAACGGCACAGACATCGCTATGAGTTTAACAACTCGTATAAATTCATTCTTGAAAAATTTGGTTTAAAAATTTCGGGAACAACTGAAAATGGTGAACTTGTAGAACTGATTGAGCTAGAGAATCACCCCTGGTTTTTGGGTTGTCAGTTTCATCCTGAATTCCAATCACGACCTAATTTTCCTCATCCTTTGTTTGTCGCTTTCCTGAAAGCTGCTCTTGCACATCATAACCAAAGTGGGTCATAA
- a CDS encoding carbon-nitrogen hydrolase codes for MLKIALIQSYGGRDPEEGLNRQLELIYKAKEWGAQIICTPELFRTRYFCNQIDPCFFAWAEEINGPTLQSFMEVAKKLNVVLIGSIFEKRTPGLYHNTAIVVDADGSYLGCYRKAHIPDDPGYFEKYYFSPGEIEFPIFKTQFAKIGVLICWDQWFPEPARILALKGAQIIFYPTAIGWLIEEKESFGQDQLSSWQIIQRAHALANGVFVASVNRVGLEGDEQSRRIEFWGRSFLVDPFGRMIKEAGEKEEILIGEINFDLIEKTRINWPFLRDRRIDLYGKMTERFLS; via the coding sequence ATGTTAAAAATAGCTCTTATCCAAAGTTATGGGGGGCGGGACCCAGAAGAGGGATTAAATCGACAGTTAGAACTAATTTATAAAGCAAAAGAATGGGGTGCACAGATTATCTGTACTCCCGAGCTCTTCAGGACCCGCTATTTTTGCAATCAGATTGATCCCTGTTTTTTTGCCTGGGCAGAAGAAATCAATGGTCCTACCCTGCAAAGTTTTATGGAGGTGGCCAAAAAACTTAATGTGGTTTTGATTGGTTCGATTTTTGAAAAGAGAACTCCAGGACTCTATCATAACACGGCCATAGTGGTCGATGCAGATGGGAGCTATCTGGGTTGTTACAGAAAGGCACACATTCCTGATGATCCAGGATATTTTGAAAAATATTATTTTTCTCCTGGAGAAATTGAATTTCCCATTTTCAAGACCCAATTTGCAAAGATAGGAGTTTTGATCTGCTGGGACCAGTGGTTTCCCGAACCAGCAAGAATTCTTGCATTAAAGGGAGCACAGATTATTTTCTACCCTACGGCTATTGGATGGCTGATTGAAGAAAAAGAATCTTTTGGTCAAGATCAATTATCCAGCTGGCAGATTATACAACGGGCTCATGCTTTAGCTAATGGAGTATTTGTTGCTTCCGTAAACCGAGTTGGTCTTGAAGGCGACGAACAGAGTCGGCGTATCGAGTTCTGGGGAAGGAGTTTTTTGGTTGATCCTTTTGGAAGAATGATAAAAGAGGCGGGAGAAAAAGAAGAAATTCTTATTGGTGAAATCAATTTCGATCTGATTGAGAAAACAAGAATAAACTGGCCTTTTTTACGTGACCGACGTATTGATCTTTACGGGAAAATGACTGAAAGATTTCTTTCTTAG
- a CDS encoding Slp family lipoprotein, producing the protein MSIAKKILVLFLLINTTVGCSIGPITASQRFKARKQPPFSLLASRPTAFVGQHVLLGGIIQRCTTQGGESLILIIQKPLDQATDQPIVKTPSKGKFYFWYKGKIDPKVYSTGKMITVTGKVVSPFKMKLDTSSLLIIEGEEFFLWPKESLPSYASKIPTRSILENIWEPVGFEPWATGWGEGWW; encoded by the coding sequence ATGTCTATTGCAAAGAAAATTTTAGTTTTGTTTCTCCTTATAAACACTACGGTGGGCTGTTCAATTGGTCCCATTACTGCTTCACAACGTTTTAAAGCCAGAAAGCAACCCCCCTTTTCTTTGCTTGCTTCTCGGCCAACTGCCTTTGTTGGCCAACATGTCCTTTTGGGTGGAATAATTCAACGATGCACAACCCAGGGAGGAGAAAGCCTGATCCTCATTATACAGAAACCTCTAGATCAAGCAACAGATCAACCGATCGTGAAAACCCCTTCTAAGGGTAAATTCTATTTCTGGTATAAAGGGAAAATTGATCCAAAAGTCTATTCTACAGGCAAAATGATCACGGTCACAGGAAAGGTTGTTTCACCCTTTAAAATGAAACTGGACACATCCTCATTGCTGATTATAGAGGGAGAAGAATTTTTTCTTTGGCCCAAGGAATCCCTTCCTTCTTATGCTTCCAAAATTCCCACGCGATCTATTCTAGAAAACATATGGGAGCCGGTAGGATTTGAACCCTGGGCAACGGGATGGGGAGAAGGATGGTGGTAA
- the kdsA gene encoding 3-deoxy-8-phosphooctulonate synthase, with product MNGKKPFFLIAGPCVIESVELVIDIALELKKITTKYQIPFYFKSSFDKANRSSIDSFRGPGLKEGLKILAKIKEKTGCALTTDVHSTEQVSSVAQIVDLVQIPAFLCRQTDLIVACGQTAKAVNVKKGQFLAPEDVDLIAEKLKRVGCSHYFFTERGSCFGYHDLVVDMRGISLMRSRKHKVIFDATHSVQRPSALGKVTGGDSSYAFPLARAAVAVGIDGLFFETHPFPEKALSDSSTMIPLDAVDSILGCLLKIHEAIP from the coding sequence ATGAATGGCAAAAAGCCTTTTTTTCTTATTGCTGGTCCCTGTGTTATCGAATCAGTAGAGCTGGTCATCGATATCGCTTTAGAACTTAAAAAAATTACAACTAAGTATCAGATCCCTTTTTATTTTAAATCTTCCTTTGACAAGGCCAACCGCAGTTCAATCGACTCTTTCCGTGGTCCTGGGTTAAAAGAAGGCTTAAAAATATTGGCCAAAATAAAAGAAAAAACTGGATGTGCTTTGACAACCGATGTTCATTCGACAGAACAAGTCAGTTCTGTAGCACAAATTGTCGATTTAGTGCAAATTCCGGCTTTTTTATGCCGACAGACGGACCTTATTGTTGCTTGCGGACAAACGGCTAAAGCTGTAAATGTAAAAAAAGGCCAATTCTTGGCCCCTGAAGATGTGGATCTTATCGCTGAAAAACTGAAACGGGTTGGTTGTTCTCATTACTTCTTTACGGAGCGGGGAAGTTGCTTTGGATACCACGATCTTGTTGTCGATATGAGAGGAATTAGCCTCATGCGTTCTCGAAAACACAAGGTGATATTTGATGCAACTCATTCAGTTCAAAGACCTTCCGCCCTTGGAAAAGTAACCGGAGGAGATAGTTCTTATGCTTTTCCCCTGGCTCGTGCCGCTGTTGCGGTAGGAATTGATGGCCTTTTTTTTGAAACCCATCCTTTCCCTGAAAAAGCTCTTTCGGACTCATCAACGATGATTCCTTTGGATGCAGTAGATTCCATTTTGGGCTGTCTTTTAAAAATTCATGAAGCTATTCCGTAA
- a CDS encoding D-glycero-alpha-D-manno-heptose-1,7-bisphosphate 7-phosphatase produces MNRAVFFDRDDTLIRNVPYLKNDELIEIPQGLEVYLSRLKQVGFLLFIISNQSGVARGLLTPEDVEKVNKKLLEKLGGTFFEKIYLSYEGPSQELNWDRKPQPTMIWKAATEYDVDFEKSFFVGDRLADILCGRNGGCRTIFIDQGKKDLESYISRRLSTFIVNSVFEAIEKILSTLTLKE; encoded by the coding sequence ATGAACCGGGCAGTTTTCTTTGACAGGGATGACACCCTCATTAGGAATGTACCCTATTTAAAAAACGACGAACTCATAGAAATACCCCAAGGATTGGAAGTTTATCTTTCCAGGTTAAAACAGGTGGGATTTCTTCTTTTCATCATTTCCAACCAATCTGGGGTTGCTCGAGGACTTTTGACCCCTGAAGACGTCGAAAAGGTCAATAAAAAACTACTAGAAAAGCTGGGAGGTACTTTTTTTGAAAAAATTTATCTTTCCTATGAAGGGCCTTCACAGGAACTGAATTGGGATAGGAAACCTCAACCAACGATGATATGGAAAGCGGCAACTGAATATGACGTTGACTTTGAAAAATCGTTTTTTGTGGGAGATAGGCTTGCCGATATATTATGTGGTCGGAATGGAGGATGTAGAACTATTTTTATCGATCAGGGGAAAAAGGATCTTGAGTCCTATATCTCAAGAAGGCTGTCCACTTTCATCGTCAACTCCGTCTTCGAAGCGATAGAAAAAATCCTTTCTACTTTAACCCTTAAGGAATAA